A portion of the Oryzias melastigma strain HK-1 linkage group LG1, ASM292280v2, whole genome shotgun sequence genome contains these proteins:
- the slkb gene encoding STE20-like kinase b, giving the protein MSFFNFRKIFKLGAEKKKKQYEHVRRDENPEEVWEIIGELGDGAFGKVFKAQNKQTGVLAAAKVIDTKTEEELEDYMVEIDILASCDHQNIVKLLDAFYYESKLWILIEFCAGGAVDAVMLELERPLTEPQIRVVCRQTLQALDYLHENKIIHRDLKAGNILLTLDGDVKLADFGVSARNTKTLQRRDSFIGTPYWMAPEVVMCETSKDRPYDYKADIWSLGVTLIEMAQIEPPNHEMNPMRVLLKIAKSDPPTLMQPSRWSPEFSDFLKRCLDKNVDNRWSTAQLLQHPFVSSVNDSKPLRELIAEAKAEVTEEIEEHKEEEEEEDAEQQPGHKRAPSDVSVASSEDEKIPLSPSILESVPEKLEQILQVPAQPELPETNHVENTSEQAAPEEQTEENSDARVKEDEEKPAVKEEEEPPEAEHAVASPEPEPSAEPPNKELQQLQIDVDDEKEVDTAEAPEHVEASEIPHEENTPATSPAEEEEDKEEERYKQPKVTLTLPEKDDTEMKEETSKEEKEVQNIDSRSGSAADGSSVDLNLSISSFLSKTKEPGSVAMQDAKKKKTLKKTRKFIVDGVEVSVTTSKIITDNDTKNEEMRFLRRQELRELRLLQKEEQRAQQQLSNKLQQQKEQIFRRFEQETTSKKRQYDQEVENLERQQKQTIERLEQEHTTRLRDEAKRIKADQDKELSKYQNMLKNRKKEEQEFLQKQQQDLDSALKKIIQQHKHELATIERDCLNHKQQLLRAREAAMWELEERHLQEKHQLFKQQLKDQYFMQRHQLLKRHEKEMEQMQRYNQRLIEEMKNKQTQERTRLPKIQRSEAKTRMAMFKKSLRITAVGISPEQERERVKQFAAQEERRQKNERLHQHQKHENQMRDLQLQCDANIRELQQLQNEKCHLLVEHETQKLKELDEEHSVELKEWREKLRPRKKALEEEFARKLQEQEVFFKMSGESECLNPSTQSRISKFYPIPSVQSTGF; this is encoded by the exons GCTCAGAACAAGCAGACGGGCGTCCTCGCCGCCGCCAAAGTTATCGACACAAAGACGGAGGAGGAACTGGAGGACTACATGGTGGAGATCGACATCCTGGCCTCTTGCGACCACCAGAACATCGTCAAACTGCTCGATGCCTTTTATTATGAAAGCAAGCTGTGG ATCCTGATCGAGTTCTGTGCCGGGGGCGCCGTGGATGCCGTCATGCTCG AGCTGGAGAGACCCCTGACGGAGCCGCAGATCCGGGTGGTGTGCAGGCAGACTCTGCAGGCGCTCGACTACCTTCACGAAAACAAGATCATCCACCGAGACCTGAAGGCGGGAAACATCCTGCTCACGCTGGACGGAGACGTCAAGCTAG CTGACTTTGGCGTTTCTGCCCGGAACACAAAAACGCTGCAGCGTCGGGACTCCTTCATTGGAACTCCTTACTG GATGGCTCCAGAGGTGGTGATGTGCGAGACGTCCAAAGATCGACCCTACGACTACAAGGCTGACATCTGGTCCCTCGGAGTCACCCTGATCGAGATGGCGCAGATCGAGCCGCCCAATCACGAGATGAACCCCATGAGAGTCCTGCTGAAAATAGCCAAGTCCGACCCCCCCACTCTGATGCAGCCGTCACGCTG GTCCCCAGAGTTTAGTGACTTCCTGAAACGATGTCTGGACAAGAACGTGGACAACAGATGGAGCACGGCGCAGCTTCTCCAG CACCCCTTCGTGTCCTCTGTGAACGACAGCAAACCTCTGCGGGAGCTGATCGCCGAAGCCAAAGCCGAGGTCACCGAGGAGATCGAGGAGCacaaggaggaagaggaggaagaggatgcaGAGCAACAGCCT gGCCACAAACGAGCACCATCCGACGTCAGCGTCGCCAGCTCCGAGGATGAGAAGATCCCGCTCTCTCCTTCCATCTTGGAGTCGGTTCCAGAAAAACTGGAGCAGATCCTGCAGGTGCCGGCACAGCCAGAACTTCCCGAGACCAACCATGTGGAGAACACCAGCGAGCAAGCTGCTCCCGAGGAACAAACGGAGGAAAATTCTGATGCTCGAGTGAAGGAAGACGAAGAGAAACCAGCagtgaaagaggaggaggaaccTCCAGAGGCAGAGCATGCTGTCGCctcaccagaaccagaaccttcagcAGAACCTCCCAAcaaagagctgcagcagctgcagatagACGTTGACGATGAAAAAGAGGTGGACACAGCTGAAGCTCCAGAGCACGTCGAGGCTTCTGAGATTCCTCATGAGGAAAACACGCCAGCAACAAGTCcagctgaggaagaggaggacaaaGAGGAAGAGCGATACAAACAGCCCAAAGTGACTCTGACTCTTCCAGAGAAAGACGACacagaaatgaaagaagaaacatccaaggaggagaaggaggttcAAAACATCGACTCTAGGAGCGGATCGGCCGCAGACGGCAGCAGCGTGGACCTCAACCTCTCCATCTCCAGCTTCCTGTCCAAAACAAAAGAACCCGGATCCGTTGCGATGCAG GAcgccaagaaaaagaaaaccctcaaaaagaCCCGCAAGTTCATCGTGGACGGCGTGGAGGTCAGCGTGACGACGTCCAAGATCATCACGGACAACGACACCAAGAACGAGGAGATGAGATTCCTCAG GCGTCAGGAGCTGAGGGAGCTGCGCCTCCTGCAGAAGGAGGAGCAGCGagcgcagcagcagctcagcaacaagctgcagcagcagaaggagCAGATCTTCAGACGCTTTGAGCAGGAGACCACG AGTAAGAAGCGTCAGTACGACCAGGAGGTGGAGAACCTGGAGCGGCAGCAGAAGCAGACCATCGAGAGGCTGGAGCAGGAGCACACCACCCGGCTCCGGGACGAGGCCAAGCGCATCAAAGCCGACCAGGACAAGGAGCTGTCCAAGTACCAGAACATGCTGAAGAACCGCAAGAAGGAG GAGCAGGAGTtcctgcagaagcagcagcaggacctGGACTCCGCACTGAAGAAGATCATCCAGCAGCACAAACACGAGCTCGCCACCATCGAGAGGGACTGCCTCAACCACAAGCAGCAGCTCCTGAGAG CGCGGGAGGCCGCCATGTGGGAGCTGGAAGAGCGCCACCTGCAGGAGAAACACCAGCTTTTCAAACAGCAGCTGAAAGACCAGTACTTCATGCAGAGACACCAGCTGCTGAAGAGACACGAGAAG GAGATGGAGCAGATGCAGCGCTACAACCAGCGACTCATCGAGGAGATGAAGAACAAGCAGACGCAGGAGAGAACGCGGCTGCCCAAGATCCAGCGCAGCGAGGCCAAGACGCGCATGGCCATGTTCAAGAAGAGCCTGCGCATCACCGCCGTCGGCATCTCCCCCGAGCAGGAGAGGGAGAGGGTCAAGCAG TTCGCAGCtcaggaggagaggaggcaGAAGAACGAGCGTCTGCATCAGCACCAGAAGCACGAGAACCAGATGAGAGACCTCCAGCTGCAGTGTGACGCCAACATCcgggagctgcagcagctgcag AACGAGAAGTGCCACCTGCTGGTCGAGCACGAGACGCAGAAGCTGAAGGAGCTGGACGAGGAGCACAGCGTGGAGCTGAAGGAGTGGAGGGAGAAGCTCCGACCCAGGAAGAAG GCTCTGGAAGAGGAGTTCGCCCGCAAACTGCAGGAACAGGAAGTCTTCTTCAAGATGAGCGGCGAGTCCGAGTGCCTTAACCCGTCCACGCAGAGCCGCATCTCCAAGTTCTACCCCATCCCCAGCGTCCAGTCCACCGGCTTCTAG